TgtttcattaatatatatatctatctgcATGAGAATACCGCACTATCTTGATTAATACAGCTTAGTAGCAACTTTGACACTAGGAACTGAaatcctccaaatttgttctttttttaaaaaaatccttttggctatttgggcgctttgtgtttccatatacattttagacatAGTTTTTCACTTTCTGTGAATGGAGCCTGCTGGGATTTGATAGGAGTTGCACTGAATATATAGATCATCTCTTTACCTGAGAAGACTCTGTATTCCAGTTTTTAGTTCAGGTGGTCTTCCCTTCTTGCACAGCTTTATGatgaatttcaaatataattttggcAATTTACTCTCTTTATCCTGCTTGTTATTGGAGGGaatctttcctttttcaatttgctaaattctactcctaaatgGAAGTTATAGTAGGTTAACTTTAGTGTATCAAACAACACAGGATCAAATGACTAAGGGACAACATTCCCTGCCCTTTCTGTACCAGACAGGCAAGATGGAAGATAGTATACAAACTCCTCACAAAGACCACTGGGAAAGGATATCATTACTATCTGCACTGTACTGATGATCATACTGAGGCAGAGAGTAGTTTTAGAACAGCATCCAAGATCAGAGATATATGAAGCAGACAATCTGGGTTTCTCATCCTTGCAGTCCGGCTCAAGATCCTCTGCTAAAAACAAttactacaggggcgcctgagtggttcagttgattgcaagcatctgccttcagctcaggtcatgatcccagggtcctgggattgagtcccgcgtcaggctccttgctcagcagggagcttgcttctccctctcccactccccctgctgctctccctgcttgtgctctctctctatatcaaataaataaataaaatctttaaaaaaataaaaaataaaaaataaaaacaattactaCAAAAACTGAATCTGAATGAAATTCAAGGGTAAAAGTTGATTTCAACATctattaatcttaaaaaagaagttatcaaaaacgaattaaacagagaaaacaaaattgaatatTCATATATGGAAAATACTGGAATTGGCAATGGAAAACACATGTTCTTTTGAAATGCCCAAAACTgtttacaaaattctttttttttttttaaagattttatttatttatttgtgagagagaatgagagacagagagcacgagagggaggagggtcagagggagaagcagactccccgctgagcagggagcccgatgcgggactcgatcccgggactccaggatcatgacctgagccgaaggcagtcacttaaccgactgagccacccaggcgccctacaaaattcttgaatattttaattaaatattaatatttaaatataaaatagactCATAAAAGAACTTTATCAAAAGCCTAAGCATGAGAGATATATCCGGTAGCTATTAATAATGGGTTGAAAAGTCTGCATGGGAGAAAGGGAGGATTTAAACTGGATGATCTCCTGACACTGATtttacattttggaaattataGGACAGTAATTTCATCCACGAGATGCATATGTATTTgtgtgcgtttgtgtgtgtgtgtgtttatgagcttgtaaataaataaacttttttaaagtattagtTATCAGCAACCAGCTTTTAGAGAGAATTGTCTTTTCTGGATGCTTTTGATAGGAAAAGCTTGAATTCTTCCTATGTAAATCTggcattaaaaaagtaataataaatccATAGTGCTGTAGATCCTAGCTATAACCCAGCTCCATGAAACAGTTTGAACATTCACTGTTTGTTCtattgggtttttaaattttactaccTCAAAACTAAAGTTGGTGAACACAAATTATGGAAAggttaaaaaaggaacaaattgcAAAACAATATGTCCTTATCTGCATGTTAGCAAATGTGACCCCAGCTTTCACTTTGACACCAGTTATGGAATAATCCAGCCCATGGCAAGGACACACAGTGTATGAGTCAGAGTCAACTTAGCTAAAATGTTTggccataaaaatgtttttcatcaagACGGCATTGAGCTCATCTATTACCATACCCTGGTGCTTTTCTGCTTGACATTAGtcacagaatttaaaagaaacaagaactttACTTTCACACTCAGAAATCAGTTGCCTATAGAACGTAAGGTCCGAATATTCAAGGAATCACAACCAGTGACATTAGACTtggcttttgggttttttctttctagaCATGGTAACTTTACTACCGGGCATTTTTTCCATCCTAGTAATAACAGAATTTGTTCTAGGAAATTTTGCCAGTGGCTTCAAAGCAGTGGTGAACTGCATTGACTGGGTCAAGAGACGAAAGATGTCCTCAGTTGATCGAATTCTCACTGCTCTGGCGGTCTCCAGAATCGGTTTGCTCTGGGTAATGTTAATAAACTGGTTTGCAGCTGTGTTGAACCCAGCTTTATATAGCTTAGAAGTAAGACTTCTTGTTCATATTGCGTGGACGGTAAACAATCATTTTAACATCTGGCTTGCTACTAGCCTCAGcgtattttatttgttcaaaatagCCAATTTCTCTAGCCTTATTTTTCTTCGCCTGAAGTGGAGAGTTAAAAGTGTAGTTCTTGTGATACTGTTGGggtctttgttctttttggtttttcatgTTGCAGTGGTAAGCATATGTGAGAAAAGCATATATGAGAAAAATTCCTTCATAAGCAAGATGAAGGAATATGAAGGAAACATCACTAGGCAGACCAAATTGGGGAACATTGTAAGCCTTTTGAATATGATTGTATTCACGCTAACAAACTTTGTGCCCTTTGCTATATCCCTGACATCTTTCCTGCTGTTGATCTTTTCCCTGTGGAAACATCTCAAGAAGATGCAATCCAGTGGAAGGAGATCCCAAGATCCCAGCACCAAGGTCCACATAAGAGCCATGCAGACTGTGATCTCTTTTCTCTTGTTATTAGCTGGTCATTTCCTGACTCTAATTGTCACAGTCTGGAGTTCTAATGGGCTGCAGAACAAACTATTCTTCATGCTTTACCAAGCTTTTGGATTCTTGTATCCTTCAAGCCACTCATTTATCCTGATCTGGGGAAACAAGAAGCTCAACCAGGCCTTTCTGTCTGTTTTATACCAGGGGATGTGCTGGCTGAAAGAACAGAAACTCTCAACTCCATAGATCAGTAAGAGGGGCATTGTGTATGTTCTAGTAGAAAGTTAACTGATGTAGGTTGTTAACATTTTATACCTCCTACTGGTTTTTCCATAGTGTATGTAATTAAGTAATTTTCAGAGTTTTACTCAGAAAAGACTTACCTAAGCTTATCACataaaagtatatacatatatatatgaaaaatgtaaaaaagattgGAAATAATATACCCTCACCAATTTTTCAGGTAAACAATCTAATTATACATAATATCATAAGAAATTCCAGAGATTTATGAAGCCATGTGTAtttcacatacatattttatgtatcatCTTCCAATTAAAAATTTATGATCTACCTTTATGCGTTTTTCAGAACTGACAAGTTATCTTGGGATGTCattgttatttttcattgtaatttttatcACAGTGTGCTTAGATATCATTGTTTGAATCTCCAGTCTTTTCCATGGTAAGGATAGTCAATTCTAAATCACACAGTGAGGATGAATGTTTGGGGTAGATATTATTCCATCATAAATTCTTACCTCATGGTTAATAAAGAGCAGTTAGGACTGTGATTAAGAAAGGTGTACACAGTGTAAATCATAAGTGACAAACATTGCAAGTAAATTTCATATATGTGTACAGTAAACTCTATTGAAGAATACTTAAAGTAAgtgaaaatcttagaaaaaactGAGTTCTGCAGcagagataaagaagaaagaaacatgcTCATGACCTCTTTTTAATGCTGTTATAAGTTTCCATATGCAGTGAGGGAAgtcatttcttctagtttttgaATGAAGACAGATCATTTTTGAAATTGAGAtctgatttcaaatatttcagttttctcttaAACTACCTCTCGGCCTCGAATCGCCAAACATCTCAAAcaccttctgtttttttttttttttaagattttatttatttatttgtttgagagagagagagagagaaacagcatgagaggggatagggtcagagggagaagcaggctccccgctgagccggaagcccgatgtgggactcgatcccaggactccgggatcatgacctgagccgaaggcagtcgcttaaccaactgagccacccaggcgcccaaacaccttctgtttttaagattcttttaaaacttcagtaAAGAAGACTCAAATCTTCCCCATTGAAAAAATACTCATGAATAGAATAGtaaagaaattatggtatataATTCAATAAACCTTTCTGAATACATTAAATGGCACCTCTTAAGTCCATGTAATCATCAtaggggatttcttttttttttttatttgagagagagagagacacagcaagagagggaacacaagcagggggagtgggagagggagaaacaatctcccttgctgagctgggagcccaatgcggggcttgatcccaggacactgggatcatgacctgagatgaaggcagacacttaactactgagccatccaggcgcctccataggggatttctttcttttttttttttttaaagattttatttatttatttgagagagcgagaatgagagagagtacatgagaggggggagggtcagagagagaagcaggctcctcgccgagcagggagcccgatgcgggactcgatcccgggactccaggatcatgacctgagccgaaggcagtcgcttaaccaactgagccacccaggcgcccctccataggGGATTTCTTAAAGAGATGTTTCATTATAATCTTTTGAAAACAATGAAACGGAAGAATGTGTGTTGGCATATTTATTGATAGCAAGCTCTATTATAGGAAAGAAATGTATAATGTTGTCCAACAACTGAATTCTACATGACTATTAAGTATTGGTGTTAGGCAATTTAACAATTTTCTACATCTTAAGATAAATCATCTCCACATCTGCTATTTTTGTTTATCACCTGTCTCTCCTGTTATAACATACACTTCGAAAAAGTGAAGATCTTATTTACTGCTGACTCCTAAAAACTATAAGCCAAACATATAAGAGTTgatcaaaaatgattttttaggggcgcctgggtgcctcagtcagttaagcatctgccttcggcccaggtcctgatcccagggtcgtgggatggagccctgagtggagttgggctccctgctcagtggggagtctgcttcttcctcaccctctgcttcctcgcccctgctcgtgctctctccctctctctctctcaaaaataaataaataaaatctttaaaaacttttttttttaaatgaataagtaaatgaatgaatgaatgagctctaTGAAAGCTGGGAAaccaatggaaataaaatatatcacaaaacCTGCAGATGCCATGAATTCTCAGCTCTGGTTTCACAACAAGGTGACAGGCTTATCCAAGAAGAAGCATTTCTCAGAGCAGAAGACTGGCTCTTCCATAATTCTAGGGAAAATATCACCACAGTATAACCTTGGCACGGCCATTTCATATGTGTGAAGTGGAAACAAGGTGAAACGCCAGAGTTAGATGGCCTCTATCACAAtagttttaaaatgcatataaaagattttgtacatttgtatatgtattttctctattgtaaatgttatctttttaCGTGATCTTTTTCTAGTGGGGTATTGTATAAACAAAAATtgtatttgatttattaaaaCTGAGTAACTGCTTTACTAACTCAGCTGCCTTactgaaatgttatttttgatataatattttgtatcctttccaaatacaatttttattgttatattataaACCCACATaaagtaaacaaataataattatgtaaCTCAATGACTATCTTAGCCTGGGGCCTCTAAATCCAAATCAGATTCAGGGCTCAAAATGATGGCATTTGTTTGGGAAGGTTGAGTCTGGGACAGCAATAGGGAGAACATATGCAAATGAGGCAAGAGAAGATGTGCTGTGTTTTGTCACTCTGGTAGCTAGTCTCTTACAATGTGTTGAGTAGTCAGCCTATATGTGCACATGGCACACAAATTTTCCAggaaggttccttttttttttaaggttttatttatttatttgagagaaagagagagagcatgagagagcataAGCCAGCAGAGAGGCCGgcagcggaagagggagaagcgggccccTCTCTGAGCACGGAGcgtgatgcaggactccatcccaggaccccgggatcatgacctgagcctaaggcaggcagCCAAAGTTAGCTGacctgactgaaccactcaggtgcccctccaggaGGGTTCTAAGGAGGAACCACATGTAGCATTAGTctatggaagagagagaggaggggggagtgTATCTAATCAGCTCActcctgtcttctctttcctATTGGCCAGGGTTTACCAAAGTGGGATTAACACCTCTGCTCATCTTGCTCCTTGGTGGTCATTTTGAAAGTCATATTTCATACCCCACAGTGTAGTGTTGCTTTCAAATCCAAAATGGAAGGATAATCTGGCTCAGGCATGGTGCTGACCAAAAGACTAGGAGACGGTGAAGGGAATCTGACAAAGCACACAAGTTTGTGTCCAATACAGTCCACCCTTGTGTTACTCACATGTACTCATGCCCTCCAGTCATGGCAGCTTTTTGAATGTACGCCTTGTGTGTGGCACAGGGCTTCTCGTTAGAGGGGCCTCATGCTTGGTTTAACGTTGTGctcttgccattttgtttttcaaacagatgcattaataaaaaatttttagaaatttgtcAGAGTCATGAAGCTGTTTAATTCCAGTTATCCTttctatattattagtttcacaaTCAAGAATTTTTGGATTGCATTTACCATtattaagaatatataatttatatttggaaataaattgtatttgccaacatagtttttaaatatgtaacacaatacattttaattttaatgtgtaaaATTACCAAATCTTGGCTGATTGGCTgatgatagtcttttttttttcttaaagattttatttatttgtcagagagagagagcacgagagagagagcacaagcagggggagtggcaggcagagggagaagcagtctctctgctgagcaaggagcctgaggcaggactcaatcccaggaccctgggaatatgacctgagccgaaggcagacgcttaaccaactgagccacccagacgtccctgaTGATAGTCTTTTAATTGTACATAACTTTCTGGGAgattggtatttttgttatattttatcaagTACCTCTATTTTGCTGGAGAATGGAAAACAACCAGATTATAGTACAGAAATTTAGAATAACTCCTGAGAAAGTAACACATAATTAATATGAACTTTGAATACATTTACATGTTATTAATATTGGTTGTATGACAGCAATGAAAGCTACATAGgtgaaaaatttagaataaattaaGTTCAAGGGGTGGAGTAAAGAGCGATAATCATGATCCCGTGTCCTGTGTTCAATgttgttaaatctttttttttttttaaagtaacttcttttttttttttttatatttttttatttatttatttgacagagacagagatagcgagagcaggaacacaagcagcagaagtgggagagggagagcaggcttcccgcggagcagggagcccgatgtgggacttgatcccaggaccctgggatcatgacctgagccgaaggcagacgcttaacgactgagccNNNNNNNNNNtgagccgaaggcagacgcttaacgactgagccacccaggcgccccaaatgaagAATTCTTGACTCATGGCTTACATTCACAAAGAAATCTCTTCAAAGTACCagcttttatttgaaatagattttCTTGTCCTCCTGATGaggatcattcattcattcattcatttattcattaaataaatatatgttggaCATATTTTCTATGTGCATTTTGGAGACACTTTAATAAGAAACATTagctacaaaataaaatgagaagtgaGCATATGTAACTGGTAGCCACTAAAAAGAGGAAGTTGTGATATTTATGTGTCAGTTAATCTGTATACTTCATTACTTGTTAATACTTCACATGTGCATAATACTGTTCTTCATGCGGAGAAACTGAATTCCTGAGACATTACATGACTTACCCAGTAGTGCATGAAGATGCAAGGACAGAGCTAGGGTGATCCCTAGTAGAGTGAGGCTACTCCCCAAACTcagtcaaaatatcaacaggaaCAAGCTGCTTATAACCACACCTGGAATCTAGTGGAAAAAGCATATACAAATATGCAAATTTGGTGCTTATATTAATTGTTCTTAATTTTATCTGTGATATTTAGTACCTGGTTAATATGTCTACAAAAAggtcattgtttttatttgcttgtttgttgagTTAGAAGCCAGTTGCCTTACTAAATTGTCACATGTGCTCTTTTAAGGCTCATTCTCTTGACTTTTGCAGATAGAAAATGATATCATTTGCATATAATGAttgtttcacttcttctttttaattatttataataattattatttttggtgttggCTTGTGTTATGAAATGCCTCCAacattcaaaatgttaaataattatgGTGATAACTGGGATCTTTGTATGTAAATGGAGAGTCTTCTAGTGTTTCACCTAAGCATAACACTGACTTTAGCTTTGGggtaaaaacttttatttatttatttataagattttatttatttaattgagagagagagagcgagcaagcagggggagtgggagagagaagcaggcttcccgctgagcagggagcccgacgcggggcttgatcccaggaccctgtgatcacgacctgagccgaaggcagacatttaaccaactgagccacccaggcgcccctggggtaaaaacttttaaaaatgtctttaaagacAATATTtcgcttcctttctttctgtgtgGTACTCAAATAAAACCTGTGTGAAAAGTATCAAACGTgttttgttgtttaagatttctcagaccaattaaaataataatacatgttaataGCAGTACACAAAACAAtgatacatcttctagccctttCTAAATTCAGTGGAACATTACATACACATTCACACTGAAACAGATTGTAAAAAAATTGCACCCATCAAAGGCAAattgaaattcagaaaataattacaaactaATGAGAGGTAATCTCCAAAAGGGGAATAATCAATTTGAAGGGCATGAAAAATCTTATCAAAAAATAatatgtcgggcgcctgggtggctcagttggttaagcgactgccttcagctcaggtcatgatcccagggtcctgggatcgagtcccgcatcgggctccctgctctgcggggagcctgcttctcccgctcccactccccctgcttgtgttccctctctcgctgtgtctctctctgtcaaataaataaataaaatctttaaaaaaagaataatatgtcAGAAGACAGTTGATTCATATTTTTGAAGTGTTGAAGAATGTAACTATAATCCCTAATTCTCAGCTGAAACTTTGTCCTGGGGATTTGATTAAATagtatcatttccaaataaaaaagactgggggggggaaaaagctgGTGCTATTCACAACACACACGTATACTACTAAATGCTACTAATGGATCTACTTCAGTAAGACTGTTATTGACTGAAGTAAGTCCCCCCCAAagccatatgttgaagccttaacccttagtatggctgtatttggagataaagcCTTCAAGGAGGTGATTAAGGTTATGTGAATAAGGgtgaggccctaatccaatagggttggtgtccttataagaagaggaagagacagaggccTCTCAGAGGAAAGGCAGTGTGAAGACACGATGAGGAGGTGGCCGTCCATAAGCCAGGAAAAGGACTCTctccagaaaccaaccctgatgctttcttgatcttggacttccagcctccagagctgtgagataaCAAATATATGTTGTTTAAACCATCCAATCTTgtagtttgttatagcagcttgaGCAGactaatgcaaagaaaaaaataagtcaaaaaggaAGAACTGGGATAGAATGAGCAGTGctgaacaaacaaaatgttaaaataggcTGAGAAATAATAAGCAAGCATTGGCTATGTATAAGTTGTATGCAATTGATATTCCATAGTTTAAAACAAGCTAGTATTAAAATTCTATGTAACATGAACTGCATGCTCAAAATTGCTAAATTTTATTCTATACAAGTTATACCTGTAAAGCtggttaataaaacaaaaagaatctaTATAACACATACAGGAAGAAGTAGCATGTGCAAAGGTATTTTAACACATGCCAAGGCTTTTGCCCATACTGAAGAGACAATGGTTTAACTCAGGTATgattagaaaaagaaacatattacatatattaagtgtgttttacttaataaaaaaatagtaaaagtaagTAAACTCCTGAATAAATAgctgggaaaaagaaataatgtcagTTTCATCAATCTGAGACAAAGCAGACAAtgagaattagagaaaaaaagaaaaagcatggctGAAGACCATGAGTAAGACATTAGAAATGAGTAAAGTTATCAGACATCACTAAATGAATCAAGTTAGTCATTGAATGGCAGAAACACTCAAATTTTAGATTAGCAAACATGTTAGACGTATGAATAtatgatattataaaataaaatcttaaatattttgtatgtttataaattttatatattttatcctaCACAAGAGTCaaacctaaaagaaataaatgaaaaatggctGAAAATGCACGGATAAAGATGTAAGAATGCAAATGACCAAAGGACTGCTAGAtgttttccaatatttattttttccttcttggttaATGACAAAACCCTAATATTATCTTGTGCATCTTGATGTGCAAACTCTTTTACTTTTTACCAAAATGTTAAAACCAAAAACTTTGGGGTTTTGTTAGGTGAGAAACAAACTTCTAGTTAAATCACTAATATGATTGTACTcatttatttagctttataaTATGAAGTTGAATTCTGAACTAATGTACCAACCAAACAAAAGTTGGTGGAACAACACTGAtatcaatgaaataatttttaaggtgaAAGTCATCACcatttaaagagaaatatttaagctaataaaaggaaatgagagcCCATAAGAGATAATGATTAGGGGcatgaatgcttttaaaaatgtagtatcaAATTAAAtgaatccaattttttaaaatgaataaaacgcTGAGTCAgtatatagtgaaatattaaatatttctttttttttaaagatttttatttatttatttgaaagagagacagtgagagagggaacacaagcagggggagttagcaggcttcctgctgagcagggagccggatgcgggacttgataccaggaccctgagatcatgacctgagccgaaggcagacgcttaatgactgagccacccaggcaacccccctttttttaaatttcgaAATATTAAGTATTTCAAAAGCTGATAGATCAAGCAGAATTAAGTAAGACAATTAAGTATAATTTGATAGAGTCTTGTACCAGCAGAGAATACACAATCATTTCAAAGAAACAATTAATTTTTCCAAGCATTGATCATGTAATAGgccaaaaaaattctcaaaaatgaaaaaatggctatcacacaaaatatattctcttatcACAACtcaatattttagtaaaataatagtaatagtaataataatattaatagtaatgATATTCCATAACTTGGAAAGTAAATTACTCACTAATTCAATCATaagcaaaacaatacaaaaaaaccccaaaaaaccatgTTGGGCTCAATCCAAAATTTAGAACTGAACAAGAGCAAAAGCACTATCTAAATCAAAGCCACAAAATGTCAGCCAAATTAGAAAATTCATATTTATGAATTCATGTAtttccaaaaaaatgtttaaaaagatgaatgggccaaatatttaacttaaaaagataGGAATGCCAAGAGGTTAATGAATGTATGTGGAGGCAAGCCAAATGGCATGGtacaatgaaaaggaaatacaaatgcaAATGAGCATGAAACACTAAAGgagaaacagattttatttttattattttattttattttttaaaagatt
The sequence above is drawn from the Neomonachus schauinslandi chromosome 5, ASM220157v2, whole genome shotgun sequence genome and encodes:
- the LOC110581031 gene encoding taste receptor type 2 member 46-like — translated: MVTLLPGIFSILVITEFVLGNFASGFKAVVNCIDWVKRRKMSSVDRILTALAVSRIGLLWVMLINWFAAVLNPALYSLEVRLLVHIAWTVNNHFNIWLATSLSVFYLFKIANFSSLIFLRLKWRVKSVVLVILLGSLFFLVFHVAVVSICEKSIYEKNSFISKMKEYEGNITRQTKLGNIVSLLNMIVFTLTNFVPFAISLTSFLLLIFSLWKHLKKMQSSGRRSQDPSTKVHIRAMQTVISFLLLLAGHFLTLIVTVWSSNGLQNKLFFMLYQAFGFLYPSSHSFILIWGNKKLNQAFLSVLYQGMCWLKEQKLSTP